From the genome of Triticum aestivum cultivar Chinese Spring chromosome 3B, IWGSC CS RefSeq v2.1, whole genome shotgun sequence, one region includes:
- the LOC123068137 gene encoding uncharacterized protein: MGKKPRWLGAVKKAFSPESKDQKLQRRLAAAGTSTSSSAPYPRDLTPSASYLQARASGSGSALPRYPDDFPEASLPPPAPAPAPLPVTETQTQTQTQREEHEIEHVAAEPPTATDAPLPAPAPAAAPPQVQAQAAAVPAASSSPILSRELAATKIQTAFRGHLARRALRALKGLVRLKSLVQGHSVKRQATSTLRCMQTLSRVQSKIRTRRIKMAEQNQALQRQLLLNQELETLRMGDQWNTSLQSKEQIEASLVSRQEAAARRERALAYAFSHQWKSTSRSANPMFVDPSNPHWGWSWLERWMASRPFDGRNGASEKDGSSVDRTSVNSTSLSMNLGEVETITKDDNQVVDSLKPNDDKPAPFSTPKPSGPAPRQSPSTPSPAVLARKKSAAPKSGDDGDDARSVVSAVRSERPRRHSIGASSVRDDASLSGSSPSVPSYMAATKSASARAKLRVQSPTLTEGAAHAETLEKGWSSVGSAKKRLSFPAGTPPPVPSAAARRHSGPPKVRQAAVEGGTEGRDSALGEYKICIRKEGRKEAAAESRLVLVRLQQQEAYQNETQIYYGSGMAMVWCPASKEAAAAMAMEVEETTTAASAEKTFLVQSEDGMDFWVSESEASQSMTIDGETVCYDGEPIYVNVDRETLSKVLHYCKKHAAAGDDDDLLSAWDAELVVGVDLEALYDLILASKELEVRGLLDLACGAVAGRIKGRSPREVCHLLHIRGVFVPDFHHHQLSSAASSGSRWTDGELKLTEKALRALHVVRVNDFTSYEPTQDYHVCYRFHHEFNMALFDFDKETRFCRGPPLCKRTPARESLAGACLNVICLKVRESDVGFPINVFGTVVARDSVDYRCVYLFRRDRDDPQLITSPDDMLSLLDPCRALVPQSRVHFEIDLKIKCDGGADQVFNKCLHEFDSVRLSTGKEIMTLGLDSYLSRLELSCVQVYAPVEATFAINVVKGPCNISRVVVATRGNFSDRRILYEATDNHMVIGDGASVPLTRHVVAVPRDQKLALYLVGGDDVLGHLALTLGHSDEVVNCKMGCAELEVKVAWTAVLRRKRPNMFKEVGDVRLLL; encoded by the exons atgggGAAGAAGCCCAGGTGGCTGGGCGCCGTCAAGAAGGCTTTCAGCCCCGAATCCAAGGACCag AAACTGCAGAGGAGGTTGGCCGCCGCCGGCACCAGCACCAGCTCCAGCGCACCCTACCCGCGGGATCTGACGCCCTCCGCCTCCTACCTCCAGGCCCGCGCCTCAGGCTCAGGCTCCGCCCTCCCCCGCTACCCCGACGACTTCCCGGAGGCCTCACTTCCGCCTCCTGCTCCTGCTCCGGCCCCGCTCCCCGTCACTGAAACTCAAACTCAAACTCAAACCCAAAGGGAGGAGCATGAAATTGAGCATGTCGCTGCCGAGCCACCCACAGCCACGGATGCACCGCtccctgcccctgcccctgccgCCGCACCACCACAGGTTCAGGCACAGGCTGCCGCTGTGCCGGCGGCTTCTTCCTCTCCCATCCTGTCCAGGGAGCTCGCCGCCACCAAGATCCAGACCGCCTTCAGAGGTCACCTG GCGAGAAGGGCGCTGCGGGCATTGAAAGGCCTGGTCAGGCTCAAGTCTCTGGTACAAGGCCACTCCGTCAAGCGCCAGGCCACCAGCACGCTTCGCTGCATGCAGACTCTGTCCCGGGTCCAGTCCAAGATACGGACGAGGAGGATCAAGATGGCCGAGCAGAACCAGGCCCTTCAGCGCCAGCTCTTGTTGAACCAGGAACTGGAGACTCTCAGG ATGGGAGATCAGTGGAACACCAGCCTGCAATCCAAGGAGCAGATCGAGGCCAGCCTCGTGAGCAGGCAAGAGGCAGCAGCTAGAAGAGAACGGGCCCTCGCATACGCGTTTTCCCATCAG TGGAAGAGCACCTCAAGGTCTGCCAACCCGATGTTTGTGGACCCGAGCAACCCGCACTGGGGCTGGAGCTGGCTGGAGCGGTGGATGGCGTCGAGGCCGTTCGACGGCCGCAACGGGGCGTCCGAGAAGGACGGCAGCAGCGTCGACCGCACGTCGGTGAACAGCACCAGCCTGAGCATGAACCTCGGCGAAGTGGAGACGATCACAAAGGATGACAACCAGGTGGTGGACTCTTTGAAGCCGAATGATGATAAGCCCGCACCGTTTTCGACGCCGAAGCCGTCCGGCCCTGCCCCCAGGCAGTCCCCGTCGACGCCCTCGCCGGCAGTGCTGGCGAGGAAGAAGAGCGCGGCGCCGAAGAGTGGAGACGACGGCGACGACGCGAGGAGCGTGGTCAGTGCTGTCCGGTCCGAACGGCCCCGGAGGCACAGCATCGGCGCGTCCAGCGTGCGTGATGACGCGAGCCTGTCGGGCTCTTCCCCGTCTGTGCCGAGCTACatggcggccaccaagtcggcgtCGGCCAGGGCCAAGCTGCGCGTCCAGAGCCCGACGCTGACCGAGGGCGCTGCTCATGCTGAAACGCTGGAGAAAGGATGGTCTTCTGTGGGTTCAGCGAAGAAGAGGCTGTcctttccggctgggacgccgcCGCCGGTGCCGTCGGCGGCGGCGAGACGGCACTCTGGGCCTCCCAAGGTGCGGCAGGCGGCCGTGGAAGGTGGTACCGAGGGACGGGACTCGGCGCTC GGAGAG TATAAAATTTGCataaggaaggaaggaaggaaggaggcagCAGCAGAGAGCAGACTTGTCCTTGTCCGGCTCCAACAACAAGAAGCGTACCAAAACGAAACCCAAATATATTATGGATCCGGTATGGCCATGGTGTGGTGTCCAGCGAGCAAGGAAGCCGCCGCAGCCATGGCCATGGAGGTGGAAGAGACCACGACGGCGGCGTCGGCGGAGAAGACGTTCCTAGTCCAGAGCGAGGACGGCATGGACTTCTGGGTGTCCGAATCGGAGGCGAGCCAATCCATGACCATCGATGGCGAGACCGTCTGCTACGACGGCGAGCCCATCTACGTCAACGTCGACAGAGAAACCCTCTCCAAGGTCTTGCACTACTGCAAGAAgcacgccgccgccggcgacgatgACGACCTCCTCAGCGCCTGGGACGCGGAGCTCGTCGTCGGCGTCGACCTCGAGGCCCTCTACGACCTCATCCTC GCCTCGAAGGAGCTGGAGGTCCGAGGGCTCCTGGACCTGGCCTGCGGGGCCGTCGCCGGCAGGATCAAGGGCCGGTCGCCGCgggaggtctgccacctcctccaCATCAGGGGCGTCTTCGTCCCGGACTTCCACCACCACCAGCTCTCGTCGGCGGCGAGTAGCGGGTCTCGTTGGACTGATGGAGAGCTCAAGCTGACGGAGAAGGCGCTGCGGGCTCTGCACGTGGTCCGTGTCAACGACTTCACCTCGTACGAGCCCACGCAGGACTACCACGTGTGCTATCGCTTCCACCACGAGTTCAACATGGCCCTCTTCGACTTCGACAAAGAGA CTCGCTTCTGCCGTGGCCCGCCGCTCTGCAAGAGGACACCGGCGCGTGAGTCGCTCGCGGGAGCATGTCTCAACGTCATATGCTTGAAGGTGCGCGAATCGGACGTCGGCTTCCCAATCAACGTGTTTGGCACCGTCGTCGCAAGGGACTCGGTGGACTATAGATGCGTCTATCTCTTTAGGCGTGACAGGGACGATCCCCAACTCATCACCTCGCCG GATGATATGTTATCTTTGTTGGACCCATGTCGAGCGCTAGTTCCGCAGAGCAGGGTTCATTTTGAGATTGATTTGAAGATCAAGTGCGATGGAGGGGCGGATCAAGTTTTTAACAAATGCTTGCACGAATTCGATTCGGTCCGCCTCAGTACAGGAAAGGAGATCATGACCCTCGGTCTAGATAGTTATCTGAGTAGGCTGGAATTGTCATGTGTGCAGGTTTACGCACCCGTGGAAGCCACGTTTGCAATCAATGTTGTAAAGGGCCCGTGTAATATCTCGAGAGTAGTCGTTGCGACTCGTGGAAACTTTAGTGATCGTAGGATCCTATACGAAGCAACGGACAACCATATGGTGATTGGTGACGGTGCTTCCGTTCCGTTGACTCGTCATGTGGTAGCCGTCCCACGGGATCAGAAGCTGGCGCTCTATCTTGTCGGTGGCGACGACGTACTTGGACACCTTGCCCTCACTCTAGGTCATTCTGACGAAGTGGTCAACTGTAAGATGGGTTGCGCTGAGCTTGAGGTGAAAGTTGCTTGGACGGCTGTCCTGAGAAGAAAAAGACCTAACATGTTTAAGGAGGTCGGAGATGTGCGGCTCTTGTTGTGA